A window of the Drosophila simulans strain w501 chromosome 2L, Prin_Dsim_3.1, whole genome shotgun sequence genome harbors these coding sequences:
- the LOC6732437 gene encoding seminal metalloprotease 1, with protein MARSGIIYVLLLQVVLNSGKPLPAGVYDPEEAGGFVEGDMMLTEEQQRNLEQGAPKARNGLINTEKRWPANVVVYRISDDFDTAHKKAIQTGIDTLELHTCLRFREATDEDKAYLTVTAKSGGCYTAVGYQGAPQEMNLEIYPLGEGCFRPGTILHEFMHALGFYHQQSSSIRDGFINVIYENIVPGKEFNFQKYADTVVTDFEVGYDYDSCLHYRPGAFSINGEDTIVPLDSSAVIGQRVGLSSKDIDKINIMYKCPILL; from the coding sequence ATGGCGAGGTCTGGAATAATATACGTGCTTCTGCTGCAAGTGGTGCTTAACTCTGGCAAACCCCTGCCAGCAGGTGTCTACGATCCGGAGGAGGCAGGTGGCTTTGTCGAGGGGGATATGATGCTGACGGAGGAACAGCAAAGAAATCTGGAGCAGGGTGCTCCCAAGGCTCGCAATGGCCTTATCAACACGGAAAAGAGATGGCCTGCAAATGTGGTGGTCTACAGGATATCAGACGACTTTGACACGGCGCACAAGAAGGCCATCCAAACTGGCATCGATACTTTGGAGCTGCACACTTGTTTGAGATTCAGGGAAGCCACCGACGAGGATAAGGCCTATTTGACGGTTACGGCCAAGTCTGGAGGATGCTACACAGCCGTCGGCTACCAAGGTGCCCCACAAGAAATGAATCTGGAAATATACCCGCTCGGTGAAGGCTGTTTCCGGCCCGGAACTATCCTGCATGAGTTCATGCACGCCTTGGGATTCTATCACCAACAGAGCTCGTCCATTCGAGATGGTTTTATAAACGTGATCTACGAAAACATAGTACCGGGcaaggaatttaatttccaaaagtATGCCGACACAGTCGTGACCGATTTCGAAGTGGGTTACGACTACGATAGCTGTCTTCATTATCGACCAGGAGCCTTCTCCATCAACGGCGAGGATACTATAGTTCCCCTGGATTCCAGTGCGGTAATTGGACAGCGAGTGGGTCTTAGCTCCAAGGACATCGATAAGATCAACATTATGTACAAGTGCCCCATTTTGCTGTGA
- the LOC6732436 gene encoding uncharacterized protein LOC6732436, whose translation MAAGRAAATLEAPGPPSGQDIASDNSAQRRTLATKVRRKGPRPQRRLHPPLRPRLPLHLHLLLWLLCCCSQLGQLRAECPAVCECKWKSGKESVLCLNANLTHIPQPLDAGTQLLDLSGNEIQLIPDDSFATAQLLNLQKVYLARCHLRLIERHAFRKLINLVELDLSQNLLPAIPSLALYHVSELRELRLSGNPILRVPDDAFGHVPQLVKLELSDCRLSHIAVRAFAGLESSLEWLKLDGNRLSEVRSGTITSLASLHGLELARNAWNCSCSLRPLRAWMLQQNIPSGIPPTCESPPRLSGRAWDKLDVDDFACVPQIVATDTTAHGVEGRNITMSCYVEGVPQPAVKWLLKNRLIANLSAGGDGDSDSEPRTAAATQGRKTYVVNMLRNASNLTILTADMQDAGIYTCAAENKAGKVEASVTLAVSRRPPEAPWGVRIILLGAVAALLLVGGSSFAAICLCSLQRRRKLRLWNSVPPVRRSESYEKIEMTARTRPDLGGGASCGGGSATGAGLFHDAEEQGYLRAAHTPLNDNDAGQAAAIVNPSAGSVQRRNGDYLHVSTHCDDEEEEQQLHHHPQQQPASQHHPHPNQQQHQQRKGSQGHVVSASGANNSAPLEETDLHIPRLIDIGGTDSASSSISSQVDAAARLAGYAGHTWKTTPIATTKINSPHSKPVTSAAPSSLNAQATPYAHYGNHPADEMATSVFCSEGQESDLFDSNYPDLLDIAKYAVAQAQQEGRGQGYAQATATPNGGLCTLPRKLKTSGKYFRNSSDSQSPLLADNSSKYGSSTLGDGSFLNEAMGLGRRYSAESSYANYSTTATYTGGGQRANSFLNLVQSGAHQGKLVPGHLGQKPSLPSSPVQHQRSLSSAATPLLDFSALASRAAGAANTSVAAYDYHAAQLERFLEEYRNLQDQLCKMKETCDTIRKKETPLRVAIGQSAAQLADPVMYSAASHSPKPPATSNLKTKTLLPGQPPDPPPYWLHRNAMLKRLNGDGSAGANGSGGSPASPQPGQDIFKS comes from the exons ATGGCAGCGGGAAGAGCAGCCGCGACGCTGGAGGCTCCGGGTCCGCCCAGCGGTCAGGACATAGCCAGCGACAACAGCGCCCAGCGCCGCACGCTGGCGACGAAGGTGCGTCGAAaagggccacgcccccagcggCGCCTGCACCCGCCCCTGCGCCCACGCCTGCCGCTCCATTTGCACCTGCTACTCTGGCTGCTGTGCTGCTGTTCCCAGCTGGGCCAGCTGAGGGCCGAGTGCCCAGCGGTGTGCGAGTGCAAGTGGAAGAGCGGCAAGGAGTCCGTCTTGTGCCTTAACGCCAACCTAACCCACATCCCGCAGCCGCTGGACGCGGGAACTCAGTTGCTGGACCTTAGCGGCAATGAGATCCAACTAATACCCGACGATAGCTTCGCAACCGCCCAGTTGCTAAACCTGCAGAAGGTGTACCTGGCCAGGTGTCACCTCCGGCTGATCGAACGTCATGCCTTCCGTAAGCTGATCAACCTGGTGGAACTGGATCTGAGCCAGAACTTGCTCCCGGCCATACCGTCATTGGCCCTCTACCATGTCTCAGAGCTAAGGGAGCTCCGACTGAGTGGTAACCCCATACTGAGAGTGCCGGACGATGCATTTGGCCATGTCCCACAATTGGTGAAGCTGGAGCTGAGCGACTGCCGCCTGTCGCACATAGCTGTCCGAGCATTTGCCGGGCTGGAGAGCAGTCTGGAGTGGCTGAAACTGGATGGAAATCGGCTGAGCGAGGTCAGGAGTGGCACCATCACCTCGCTGGCTTCACTGCATGGTCTGGAGTTGGCGCGCAATGCCTGGAATTGCAGCTGCTCCTTGCGTCCTTTGAGGGCCTGGATGCTGCAGCAGAATATACCTAGTGGCATACCGCCAACATGTGAGTCTCCTCCAAGATTGTCCGGAAGGGCTTGGGATAAGCTCGATGTAGATGACTTTGCGTGTGTTCCACAAATCGTGGCCACGGACACCACAGCCCACGGAGTGGAGGGCAGGAACATAACCATGAGCTGCTACGTGGAAGGAGTACCCCAACCGGCTGTCAAGTGGCTGCTTAAAAACCGACTGATAGCCAATCTCAGTGCTGGCGGGGATGGTGACTCCGATTCGGAGCCCAGGACAGCGGCAGCTACTCAGGGTAGGAAGACCTATGTGGTCAACATGCTGAGGAATGCCTCGAACCTGACCATTCTCACGGCTGACATGCAGGATGCCGGGATCTATACGTGTGCGGCGGAAAATAAGGCTGGAAAAGTGGAGGCCAGTGTGACTCTGGCAGTATCCCGTAGACCCCCGGAAGCTCCGTGGGGCGTAAGAATTATTCTGCTCGGGGCGGTAGCCGCCCTGCTTCTCGTCGGTGGATCCTCCTTTGCGGCCATTTGCTTGTGTTCCCTGCAAAGGCGAAGAAAGCTGCGTCTCTGGAACTCTGTACCTCCTGTGAGGAGAAGCGAGAGCTACGAGAAGATCGAGATGACGGCCAGAACGAGACCGGATCTGGGAGGAGGGGCTAGTTGCGGAGGCGGCAGTGCCACGGGCGCCGGACTCTTTCACGATGCCGAGGAGCAGGGCTATCTGCGGGCAGCTCATACGCCACTAAACGACAACGATGCCGGGCAGGCGGCGGCCATCGTAAATCCGAGTGCAGGAAGTGTACAGCGGAGAAATGGAGACTACCTGCACGTGTCCACCCACTGcgatgatgaggaggaggagcaacagctgcaccaccacccacagcagcagcccgcgagccagcaccacccacatcccaatcagcagcagcatcagcagagGAAGGGCTCCCAGGGCCATGTTGTCTCCGCATCCGGGGCGAATAATTCAGCACCGCTGGAGGAAACGGATCTGCACATACCGCGCCTCATCGACATCGGCGG CACCGATTCCGCATCGAGTTCGATCTCCAGTCAGGTGGACGCTGCTGCCCGCTTAGCGGGCTATGCCGGACACACCTGGAAGACCACACCCATTGCCACCACCAAGATCAATTCCCCGCACAGCAAACCGGTGACCTCGGCGGCTCCATCCTCTCTGAATGCACAGGCCACGCCCTACGCGCACTATGGAAACCATCCGGCGGACGAGATGGCCACTTCGGTGTTTTGCAGTGAGGGGCAGGAGAGCGACTTGTTCGATAGCAACTATCCGGATCTGCTGGATATAGCCAAGTATGCGGTGGCCCAGGCGCAGCAGGAAGGTCGGGGTCAGGGGTATGCCCAAGCCACGGCCACTCCGAATGGGGGTTTGTGCACGCTCCCCCGAAAACTAAAGACCAGTGGAAAGTACTTCCGCAACTCCTCGGATAGCCAATCACCCCTGCTGGCGGATAACTCCAGTAAATATGGTAGTAGCACCCTTGGCGATGGAAGCTTCCTGAACGAAGCGATGGGTCTGGGCAGAAGGTATTCTGCGGAATCGAGTTATGCTAACTATTCGACCACGGCCACCTACACGGGCGGTGGCCAGCGGGCCAATAGTTTCCTTAACCTGGTGCAAAGTGGCGCTCACCAAGGGAAACTGGTGCCGGGTCACCTGGGCCAGAAGCCCAGCCTGCCCTCAAGCCCGGTCCAGCATCAGCGATCTCTGTCGAgtgcggccacgccccttctgGACTTCTCAGCCCTGGCATCAAGGGCCGCCGGAGCGGCCAACACATCGGTGGCCGCTTATGATTACCATGCCGCGCAGCTGGAGAGGTTTCTGGAAGAGTACCGCAACCTGCAGGATCAGCTGTGCAAGATGAAGGAAACCTGCGATACGATCCGGAAAAAGGAGACTCCTTTGCGAGTGGCCATTGGACAGTCGGCTGCGCAGTTGGCGGACCCCGTGATGTACAGTGCAGCCTCGCACAGTCCAAAGCCGCCGGCGACCAGCAACCTGAAGACAAAGACCCTACTCCCAGGACAACCACCCGATCCACCCCCCTACTGGTTGCACCGGAACGCCATGCTGAAGCGGTTAAATGGGGATGGCAGTGCTGGTGCTAATGGTTCTGGTGGATCTCCAGCCTCTCCGCAGCCCGGACAGGATATTTTCAAGAGCTAA